CACTGAGAAGGTCAGCCTGATCAAGGACAAGGACGCCAAGGGCAAGGGCACCGACGGCAAGGACGAGAAGACCGCCAAGGACGGCCCTGACGGGGCCTCCAGCGCGACAAAGGACGTCCCGTCGTCCGATGAGCCGGGGAAGGGCTCAAAGGCCGGTGACAGGCCGTCTGATGACTCGAAGAAGCGGCGTCGGTTCCGGCGTCGGCGCAGCGGTGCGACGGGACCGGCCGGATGGCGTGGACGCGCCCGCCGCACCGGTCGCACCGGGCGTGCTGGGCGCGCCGGCCGACGTGGCCGCCCGGAAGGCAGCCCGTTCGGCGCGCAGGACCCTCCCACGGTGGAGTGGCCCGATCGCCCCCGCCGCCCGCCGCGCACCGACGGCAAGGGCACGGGCGAGGACGACATCGTCGACGCGGACATCGTCCCCGATAGGCCCGCGGCCGTGACGACCGGCGTGAAGGGCCTGCCGCCCGCGCCGGAGAAGCACACTGCCCGGCCCGGAACCAGCCGACCCACCGGCACGGAAGGGAGCAGCGTGAGCAGCTCGGAAGTCAGCAGGCCGTCCGGGCAGAGCGGCCTGGCCGTCCAGCACCGTACGGACATCACGTTCGACGAGTACCTGATGGAGATGGCGAACATCGCCATTCAGGCCGCCGTCGACCAGGAGCGGGCCGAGGCCCTCATGGAGGCGCTCGGCAAGGTTGCCGATGCCCTGCGGGACATGGCCACCGACCTGGTCGGTGACCACAACGTCTCCACTCAGGTCACCGACTTGATCACCGACCTCGCCGACGCTGCGGCCCGTATGAAGTCCCAGGCCGAACAGTGCGCGATCGAGTGCGGCCTGGCCAAGGAGGCCGCCAAGCTCGCGGCCGCCATGGTCGCCCGCGTCTACGGCCAGGACATGGACGCCAAGGAGGACGCGGGCCTGACCTACGCGTCGTCCGCCACCCACCACGACTAACAGCTCGGAGGACTCCCGCTGATGAGTGACCTCGCACCGCACACCGGCAGCGCGGCGCCCGCGCCGGCCGACGGCGACAACCGTTACAAGGCCGTCCAGGCCAAGCTGGGCAGGCTGGGCAAGGCCATGGACGACGCCGCTCTCGAGCTGGAGTCGCTGCGGCGCAGCATGCAGGCCAACGCCACCCGCACGGAGGGCGTCGCCGTTGACATCGTCAACGCCGGCCTGGACCCGAAGTTCGTGGAGCTGACCAACAACGTCGCGCTCGCCCTGGGCGGCGCGGCCGTCCAGGTCAAGAAGCTTCACGAGACGGCCGAGGAGGCCGCCGATCTCACCCACCAGACCAAGCGCACCCACTCCAAGCTGTACGGGGCGCTGGACGACATCCGCTCCAACCGGCGTGAGAAGACCCCCAAGCCGGGCTTCCTCACCCGCTGATCCCCCACCCACCCATCCCGTCACGGGCGGCCCTGCGGCAACCGCGGGCCGCCCGTCCTGCTTCTGTGAAGGAGACACCGGTGTCCACGCCGCGCAGTGTCGCGCTCGAACGCCTCGCCTACACCCTCGCCGCGCCTGTGCTGGCCGTGGCTCCGAACCTTTACCCCGACAGCCCCGTCAACCAGGTGGTGCAGCTGGCCGGTGCCGCCGGGGTCGGCGGCATCGTCCTGGCCGCCAAGGGTGAGGAGACCGGCGCCGGACGCAAGATCCTGCGCTGGGCGCCGCTGGTCCTGGCCGCTGCCGTCGACGTCGCCGCCAAGCACACCCTGGGCTGGGGGCCGTACTGGATGGACGGACTGCTTGCCGCCGGATGGGCGGTGGCCGGCTACCTGGTGATGCCGTTCTCCCGGCACACCCGCCGCCGTCACCGTCCTGCTCTGGCCGCCCCGGTCCCGCAGCCGGTGGCCGTCGCGGCTTTGGAGCCGTCGGTGGCGCAGCCGGACGACGGAGCCGGAGCCGACCTGCTCACCCGCGAGGCGCGGATGATGTGGGAGCGCGCCGGGATGCCCGCCCGCACCCGCGTCGTCAAGGCCACCCGGCACTCCGGCATGCGGGTCGACCTCACCCTGCTGCTGCGCGCCTCGGAGACCGGAAGGCCGATCACCGGCCTGTCCCCTGAAGCCGTCGGCGCCGCGTTCGGCGTGCCCGCGGCTGACGTCACCCTCGCGGACGTTCCGGTCCAGCCCGGCCGGCAGGGCGGGCCCGGCTGGATGGAGGCCCGGATCACCCCGGAGGCCAACGCCCGGCGCCGCACCGCGCCGACGCCCCAGGAGCGTTGGATCGACCGGGTCGGCGGACCCAAGGGTGGCGCGCCCGGCTCCGAGCTGGTCCACAAGACCCGTGACGAGGCACGGGGGGTGACCTTCTACCGGGCGGGGATGACCGATTCCACTGAGACGCCGCGTATCGACCTGGCCAAGGTCTGCCGCGCGCTCGGGCTGCCCGAGGACGACTCGTGCGTGTTCGTCCTCATCGACGGGTCGGAGTTCCTGATCAGCGCGTTCGACGAGCCGCCGCTGAGCCAGATCTTCGCCGCCACGCGTGAGCTGCTCACCCCCGACGCCAAGGGCATGTACGTGTGCGGGTTCACCATCACCGGCCAGCCGGTGAAGACGATGGTGTTCCAGCACGACAAGAACGCCGCGGCCCACGGCCTGACCCTCGGGGTCAGCCGGTCAGGCAAGACGCAGTTCTTCGCGATCAACATGGCCGCCCAGTCCCTGGCCGGTCAGGTGGTGTGGCTGTCCACCGTCCGCAAGGACGAGAAGACCACCGTGCTCGGGAAGTACATCGACCGGCAGGGCTCGAACGCGCTGTGGATGGCACGCCAGCTGCGGGCCGCGAAGGCGCTGTGCGAGATCAGGGCGGAGATGCCCTGGCCGCACGACGGCCAGCCGCACGACTACAAGCCGGGTGACCCGCGTTGCCCCTACCGGCAGCTGAATGTGTACGCGGATGAGTTCATGACCGCGGCGCAGGACGGGGACTTCGGAGAGTTCATCCAGAAGGACGGCGAGGACCTCACGGTCACCGGGCTGAAGTACGGCATCGGCTTCAACCCGGCCGGGCAGTCGCCGTTCGCGCACAACGGGTTCTCCACCGAGATGAAGGACAACCTGCGGCAGAACAGCCGCCCGGTCATCTTCAACATGGGTTCGCCCGGCGCCACCCGCAAGGCGGCGGAGGGCACCATGGAGAACCCGTACGACGTGCCGACCATCCCGGCCCGCTACTCCCGCAGCGAAGGCTCCGCGATCGAGCGGGCCATGCGCGGCGAGGCCGACCCCGAGAACGGCGTCTCCACCGGTGGCGTCGCGGTCATCGTCCTCGACAACGGCCGTGCCGTTCTCATGCGGTCGCTGTACGCGGACTTCGATACCGACCTCTCCGAGCTGTTCCCCGACGAGGTCAACCGGCTCACCGACTACGAGATCAGCGAGCTGGAGAAGCGCGGCCTGTGGTTCGACTGGAACGAGCCCGTGCGGCCCGGCGAGTTCTGGCCCGAGCCCGACGAGGACGACGACGGCGAGGGCCGCTCCCGCCGGCGCGGCGGAGGCGGCGGCAAGGGTGGTGGCGGGCGCGGCTCCAAGAGCGGCAACCGCCGCTCCGAGCAGGTCGCCTCGCCCCGCCAGGCGCTGGAGGCCATCAAGAGCCTCACCGAAGCCTGATCACCCCCCTATCCCCTGGGCCGGCCTGTCCGAGCGCGGCCAGCCCCACCCGATCCCTCGCGAAGGAGCACCACCACCGTGGCCCTGTCCATCTCCGCCGCCGTGCTGCTGGGCATCATCGTCGTCGTCCTGGTCAAGGGCGGCTACGTCCGCGTCGGCTCCGCGCTGGCCTGCACCCTGTTCGGGTTCACCCTCGCCGCGACCGGCCTGGCCCCGACCATCAACAGCGGCCTCGCCTCGCTCACCGGACTGCTCTCCAGCCTCTGACTACGCCTCGGTCCACGGCGGGTCCGGGGTGTCATTGAGTCCCTCGCAGTTCCAGCAGTCCCACTCCGAGGGGAGTTCCCACTTATCCACCCAGAAGCCGACCTGCTTGCCCACCAAGTAGTTGTCCTCGCCGCACCACCCGCACTCGAAGACGAACTCCACCCCAGCCCCTTCCCCGCGCTTGTAGGTCCGAGGATGCCCGGGGCGCGGGTTCGATGACACCCGAACACCCAATCCCCCGCTGCACAACGCCGAAAGGGCGCCGCCAGACACCAACCGGCGGCGCCCTTTCGGCGTCCCCTGCCTGGAGCCCCGATGCCCCATGCCGCGCACTCCCCCGCCATAGACCCACCCTCCCCGACCACCACCCAGGCCGCCGCACCGCCGGCAGAACTGTCCCTCGAGGAACGCCTCACCCTGGTCGACGCGAAAATGACCGTGAAGCTGGACGAAGCGGCCGTCAAATACGAGGTCAACACGGCCCACATCCCCACCGAGCCGGTGGACCTGGCCGACATCGTCACCGGCCCCGTCGACACGGAGCCCGTCGCCACCGGGCCCGCCCCGCTGCCGGACCTGCACCCGACCCCGGTCGCGGCCCTGCTGCAGCGCGCCCACCACCGCCTGCTCACCGGCGGCTGGTGCAAGGACGTCCTGGTCGACGAGGACGGCGCCCGCTGCATGCTCGGAGCCATCCGCATCGAGGCCCGCGGCGACAGCGGCCTGGAAGCCAGCGCCGCCACCGTGCTCCTGGACACGATCCGCCGCAAGTTCGGCAACGTCGACTCCGTGCCGTCCTTCAACGACGCGCACGGATCGCCCCGCATCCCGCTCCGCATGGTCGACCAGGCCGCCCGCCTCGCCGACGCCCGCGGCCTGTAACCGCTCCGAGTCCCCTGCCTCGCGCCCGTACCCCGCACGCCCGGGGCCCGGACGCGGGGCAGGCCACCCGGCCGCAACGCCCACCACCCACACCAGCGAAGGAGTAACTGCCCCATGTCCAGCAACGACAGGCAGATGAACGGCCAGCCCCGCCCGAACTGCTTCCTCGACCATCTCGAGCTCCCGCCCGCCCGCAAGGACAAGCAGCGCCTGGCGCGGCTGCGCGCCGCATGGAAGGCGTCCTGGGAGGAAGGCGGCTTCCTCTACCAGCGGTGGGAAGAGCTCTACCAGGCCCGGCACGCCAGCTGGCACGAGCTCGCCGCCTGGATCAAAACGGCCGCTCTGTTCGGCGGTCTCAGCCTCATCGTCATGATGGTGGACACCGCCGGCGACATCGCCTCCGCCGCCCTCAAGGGGCTCAACGACGTCCCGGCCACCAGCGCCGGTGACGGCAGCGGCCTGTGGGGCACAGTCGACCACCCCGTCCGCGCGTTCCTTGCCGACCAGGCCGCGCACCTGGCCGTCGCCCCCGCCGCCCTGTACGCGTTCTGGCAGCTGACCGGGCTGCTCGGGCTGGTCGGCGGGTTCTTCGGCAACGCCGGCGCCCGCATCGCCTGGCTGCTGTTCGGCATCGGCAGCCTCGCCATGATCTGGACCGCCGCCCCGATTGGGGGCCGCGCCGCCGCCACCGGGCTCGCCGCCCTCATGTGGGCACTGGCCAGCATCTTCGCCCTGCGCGGTCTGACCCTGCGGCCCATCGTCCACAACCACCCGCCGCAGTACCAGTTCAACCCCGCCCTCCACCTGCACGCCACCCTCCCCGCCCCCGCCCCGGCAGGCGACGACCTCGGCCCCGACAACGTCCACCCGCTCCAGCGCTGACCCCGCACCCGCACCGTCCGGCACCGCCACCACGCACCGAAGGAATCCGATGAAGACACACCTCGAACAGACCGAGGACTGGGTCGGCACCTTCCACGGGAGCCACCACGGCCGCCCCGCCACGGTCACCGCGACCCGCGACGACACCCGCCCCGAGCCGTACGCCTGGACATGCACCTGCGGCGCATCCCAGTCCTTCCCGACCGAGGACGGCGTGTGGCCCACCGCCTGGCGGCACACCCACCCCACCCGCGTCGACCGGCTGCGCTCGTGGGTTATCCGCCGCTTGCGCACCGCCCGCTGACCTGACGCCC
The Streptomyces misionensis genome window above contains:
- a CDS encoding conjugal transfer protein TraB, coding for MSDLAPHTGSAAPAPADGDNRYKAVQAKLGRLGKAMDDAALELESLRRSMQANATRTEGVAVDIVNAGLDPKFVELTNNVALALGGAAVQVKKLHETAEEAADLTHQTKRTHSKLYGALDDIRSNRREKTPKPGFLTR
- a CDS encoding chromosome segregation protein ParM gives rise to the protein MSTPRSVALERLAYTLAAPVLAVAPNLYPDSPVNQVVQLAGAAGVGGIVLAAKGEETGAGRKILRWAPLVLAAAVDVAAKHTLGWGPYWMDGLLAAGWAVAGYLVMPFSRHTRRRHRPALAAPVPQPVAVAALEPSVAQPDDGAGADLLTREARMMWERAGMPARTRVVKATRHSGMRVDLTLLLRASETGRPITGLSPEAVGAAFGVPAADVTLADVPVQPGRQGGPGWMEARITPEANARRRTAPTPQERWIDRVGGPKGGAPGSELVHKTRDEARGVTFYRAGMTDSTETPRIDLAKVCRALGLPEDDSCVFVLIDGSEFLISAFDEPPLSQIFAATRELLTPDAKGMYVCGFTITGQPVKTMVFQHDKNAAAHGLTLGVSRSGKTQFFAINMAAQSLAGQVVWLSTVRKDEKTTVLGKYIDRQGSNALWMARQLRAAKALCEIRAEMPWPHDGQPHDYKPGDPRCPYRQLNVYADEFMTAAQDGDFGEFIQKDGEDLTVTGLKYGIGFNPAGQSPFAHNGFSTEMKDNLRQNSRPVIFNMGSPGATRKAAEGTMENPYDVPTIPARYSRSEGSAIERAMRGEADPENGVSTGGVAVIVLDNGRAVLMRSLYADFDTDLSELFPDEVNRLTDYEISELEKRGLWFDWNEPVRPGEFWPEPDEDDDGEGRSRRRGGGGGKGGGGRGSKSGNRRSEQVASPRQALEAIKSLTEA
- a CDS encoding DUF6197 family protein, whose amino-acid sequence is MPHAAHSPAIDPPSPTTTQAAAPPAELSLEERLTLVDAKMTVKLDEAAVKYEVNTAHIPTEPVDLADIVTGPVDTEPVATGPAPLPDLHPTPVAALLQRAHHRLLTGGWCKDVLVDEDGARCMLGAIRIEARGDSGLEASAATVLLDTIRRKFGNVDSVPSFNDAHGSPRIPLRMVDQAARLADARGL